A single region of the Gracilibacillus caseinilyticus genome encodes:
- a CDS encoding AraC family transcriptional regulator — protein sequence MQLDRELYQDLMKETDEELAILEGNQAVNKQIYTDLTSDFVIQSEKFLKDDLIMIRKHPRYIDFPRHSHDYIEMNYVFHGSFQQQVADKKINLKQGDILLLNQYIDHELSACGKEDIVINFIIHPAFFDYILSNLSTGFIQSQMLQFLMSSMFSYNQTAQFLFYPVAESERVQDIMDQLLKEMMEDSILSKSKIKFLMGLLILELVEQTNQFEQDPSQTNHQSFLTEVFRYIEDNYQDANLNALANKLNQTAYWVSKQVKAITKQNFKDLVQEKRLLVAKNLLMYSDLSMQAIAEEVGYENISYFYRLFKQKYGKTPKAYKKQLMEE from the coding sequence ATGCAGTTGGATCGAGAGCTATATCAAGATTTAATGAAAGAAACGGATGAAGAATTGGCCATATTAGAGGGCAATCAGGCTGTGAACAAACAAATTTATACGGATTTAACATCAGATTTCGTCATCCAAAGTGAAAAATTTCTCAAAGACGATCTAATTATGATCCGTAAGCATCCCAGGTATATTGATTTTCCCAGACATTCACATGATTATATCGAAATGAATTATGTATTTCACGGTTCTTTTCAGCAGCAGGTAGCAGATAAGAAAATTAACTTGAAACAAGGCGATATTCTATTACTGAATCAGTACATCGATCATGAACTTTCTGCTTGTGGTAAGGAAGATATCGTCATCAATTTCATTATTCACCCAGCTTTTTTTGACTATATTCTTTCCAATTTATCGACGGGATTTATTCAAAGCCAGATGCTCCAATTTCTGATGAGCAGTATGTTTTCCTATAACCAGACAGCACAATTTCTTTTTTATCCAGTTGCAGAGTCAGAAAGAGTACAGGATATCATGGACCAGCTTCTTAAGGAAATGATGGAAGATTCTATCCTGTCCAAATCGAAAATAAAATTTTTGATGGGATTATTAATTTTAGAACTAGTTGAACAAACAAATCAGTTTGAGCAAGATCCTTCTCAAACTAATCATCAGTCGTTTTTGACAGAGGTGTTCCGCTATATTGAGGATAACTATCAGGATGCCAATTTAAATGCGCTGGCCAATAAATTAAACCAAACAGCCTATTGGGTCAGCAAACAAGTAAAAGCGATTACCAAACAGAACTTTAAAGACCTCGTTCAGGAAAAACGACTGTTAGTGGCCAAAAATTTATTAATGTACAGTGATCTCTCGATGCAAGCCATTGCGGAAGAAGTAGGTTATGAAAACATTAGCTATTTTTATCGGTTATTTAAACAAAAATATGGGAAGACTCCCAAAGCCTATAAGAAACAGTTGATGGAGGAATAA
- a CDS encoding GNAT family N-acetyltransferase, which produces MKTTQNAIKPGKTTIYIAFDDHDEIIGFAAYDIVRKKKGLFGPMGVSSQNRIKGVGFSLLHHCLRDI; this is translated from the coding sequence TTGAAGACAACTCAAAATGCTATAAAGCCTGGAAAAACAACTATATACATTGCTTTTGATGATCATGACGAAATAATTGGCTTTGCTGCTTACGACATTGTTAGGAAAAAAAAGGGACTATTTGGACCAATGGGTGTTTCCTCACAAAACAGAATAAAAGGAGTTGGTTTTTCTTTACTCCATCATTGTTTAAGAGATATATAA
- the ilvA gene encoding threonine ammonia-lyase IlvA produces MSTKVNPIQVRDIIIANQVLKDVVVKTPLQRDTILSDKYDCNVYLKREDLQVVRSFKIRGAYNLMQGLTKEELANGVVCASAGNHAQGVAYSCKALGVKGVIFMPSTTPRQKVNRVEFFGGPFVEIRLTGDTFDDSFEEAMEYCNQHQSSFIHPFNDTRTITGQGTIGLEILDAMEEPISHVFMAIGGGGLISGVGSYISSISPDTKIIGVEPQGAASMQAALNKGEIVKLDKIDKFVDGASVKQVGDISFDIAKEFIDDVAVVPEGKLCSTLLDLYNENAIVAEPAGALPVSALDYYREEIKGKNIVCVVSGGNNDIDRMQDFKERSLIYEGFKHYFIVNFPQRAGALREFMDDVLGKEDDITRFEYTKKNNRDRGPVLVGIELKHAEDYHLIISRMESKGFTYIEINKDEQLFQLLI; encoded by the coding sequence ATGAGTACAAAAGTCAATCCAATCCAAGTAAGAGATATCATTATAGCAAATCAAGTGTTAAAAGATGTCGTGGTGAAAACACCTCTACAACGTGATACAATATTATCGGATAAATATGATTGTAACGTATATTTAAAAAGAGAAGATTTACAAGTTGTCCGTTCGTTTAAGATTCGTGGAGCGTATAACTTAATGCAAGGATTAACAAAAGAAGAATTAGCTAATGGAGTTGTATGTGCCAGTGCGGGTAATCATGCACAAGGTGTAGCCTACTCTTGTAAAGCTTTAGGTGTTAAAGGTGTTATCTTTATGCCGAGTACGACACCTCGTCAAAAAGTAAACCGTGTCGAATTTTTCGGCGGTCCTTTTGTGGAAATCCGTTTAACTGGTGATACATTTGACGATTCCTTCGAAGAAGCAATGGAATATTGCAATCAGCACCAGTCATCCTTTATTCATCCATTTAATGATACGAGAACGATTACCGGACAGGGGACAATCGGTTTAGAGATTTTAGATGCAATGGAAGAACCTATTTCCCATGTTTTTATGGCAATCGGTGGTGGAGGATTAATTTCTGGTGTTGGATCCTACATAAGCAGTATTAGCCCTGATACAAAAATTATTGGTGTTGAACCACAAGGTGCAGCTTCGATGCAAGCAGCTTTAAATAAAGGCGAAATTGTTAAATTGGACAAAATCGATAAATTTGTTGATGGTGCAAGTGTGAAACAAGTCGGTGATATTTCGTTTGATATTGCCAAAGAATTTATTGATGACGTTGCTGTTGTGCCGGAAGGGAAGTTATGCAGTACATTGTTAGATCTTTATAACGAGAATGCCATTGTTGCAGAACCAGCAGGCGCTTTACCAGTTTCAGCTCTTGATTATTACCGGGAAGAAATCAAAGGTAAAAATATTGTTTGTGTGGTAAGTGGCGGTAATAATGACATTGATAGGATGCAAGATTTTAAAGAACGTTCCTTAATTTATGAAGGATTTAAGCATTATTTTATCGTTAATTTTCCACAACGTGCAGGTGCATTACGTGAATTCATGGATGATGTTCTCGGAAAAGAAGATGACATAACAAGGTTTGAATACACAAAGAAAAACAATCGTGATAGAGGACCTGTACTCGTTGGAATTGAATTAAAACATGCGGAAGATTATCATTTAATTATTTCACGTATGGAGAGTAAAGGCTTTACTTATATCGAAATCAATAAGGATGAGCAATTATTCCAATTGTTGATCTAA
- a CDS encoding pyridoxamine 5'-phosphate oxidase family protein: protein MNKTNPFGETIKTEEELRSLVGFPSDLVNNKVINHLDSNCKDFISKSPFLVMGTMNESGFSDASPRGDEIGFVKVLDEKHLIIPERPGNKRIDSMRNILSHPAISLIFFIPGLGETLRVNGKATLVTDEVLLNEMKCRGKSPILGIGVEVDECFIHCAKALIRSKLWNPETWLDRTTLPSAAKIVSEHAKLPGMTEESISNRLQISYTNKLY from the coding sequence ATGAATAAAACAAATCCTTTCGGTGAAACAATAAAAACAGAAGAAGAACTTCGATCACTAGTTGGTTTTCCAAGTGATTTAGTTAATAATAAAGTGATAAACCATTTAGATTCGAATTGTAAAGATTTTATTAGCAAATCACCTTTTCTGGTTATGGGTACTATGAACGAATCGGGTTTTAGTGATGCTTCACCCCGAGGGGATGAGATCGGTTTTGTCAAAGTATTAGATGAAAAACATCTTATCATTCCGGAACGTCCAGGAAATAAGAGAATAGACTCCATGCGAAATATTTTATCACATCCCGCTATCAGTTTGATTTTCTTTATTCCAGGATTAGGAGAAACCTTAAGAGTAAACGGTAAAGCAACATTAGTAACAGACGAAGTATTACTCAACGAGATGAAGTGTCGTGGAAAAAGCCCGATCCTTGGTATTGGAGTGGAGGTAGATGAATGTTTTATTCATTGTGCGAAAGCATTAATCCGTTCTAAGTTATGGAATCCAGAGACTTGGCTGGATAGAACAACATTACCCTCTGCTGCAAAAATAGTTTCCGAACATGCTAAGCTTCCGGGCATGACGGAAGAATCTATCTCTAACAGATTGCAAATAAGTTATACAAATAAATTATATTAA
- a CDS encoding endonuclease/exonuclease/phosphatase family protein, giving the protein MKKIFYSIILCSLVTVLASNVFLGTSKLEASEKSAAASEVQLNVMTYNLRYLNDSDPSPHTWEERLPAIKKLIRKNHPDIIGTQEAVYQQITDLEKTLNHYSWIGLGREGGSRSKGEYSAIFYNEHRYIPLEYDHFWLSDTPDVIGSTSWGNSIPRMVTWAKFFDQESKQSFYVVNTHFDHQSANAREKSAVLINEKIKEFDPELPVLLTGDFNASPDSIPYETLTSEGAFDDLLKTANVTINENLGTFNGFDDRTGGGPDSRIDWVLGKGNIFTHKTKIINDYKNGQFPSDHYPVISNLTISY; this is encoded by the coding sequence TTGAAAAAAATATTCTATTCTATTATCCTTTGTAGTTTGGTCACAGTATTAGCGAGTAATGTATTTCTAGGTACATCAAAATTAGAAGCTTCAGAAAAATCTGCAGCAGCTTCAGAAGTACAGTTAAATGTTATGACGTATAACCTAAGGTATTTAAATGACAGTGACCCGTCGCCACATACTTGGGAAGAGAGACTTCCGGCTATTAAAAAACTTATACGAAAAAATCACCCAGACATTATAGGCACTCAAGAGGCAGTCTATCAGCAAATAACGGATTTAGAAAAAACGTTAAATCATTACAGTTGGATTGGATTAGGGCGAGAAGGAGGAAGTAGAAGTAAAGGAGAGTATTCAGCTATATTTTATAATGAACATCGCTATATTCCTCTAGAGTATGATCATTTTTGGTTATCAGATACGCCAGATGTTATAGGCTCAACAAGCTGGGGAAACAGTATACCGCGTATGGTTACTTGGGCAAAATTCTTTGATCAAGAGAGCAAACAAAGCTTCTATGTAGTGAACACTCATTTCGATCACCAATCTGCAAACGCTAGAGAAAAGAGTGCGGTATTGATCAATGAAAAGATAAAAGAATTCGACCCAGAACTGCCAGTATTGTTAACTGGAGATTTTAACGCAAGTCCTGATAGCATTCCATATGAGACGCTGACAAGTGAAGGTGCTTTCGACGATTTACTTAAAACGGCAAATGTCACCATTAATGAAAATCTCGGTACTTTCAACGGTTTCGATGATAGAACAGGCGGAGGTCCTGATAGCCGCATAGATTGGGTATTGGGCAAGGGGAACATATTCACACATAAAACGAAGATCATCAACGATTATAAAAATGGACAATTCCCAAGTGATCATTATCCAGTAATCTCAAATCTAACAATATCCTATTAA
- a CDS encoding RDD family protein, which produces MNASFLLRFKAFMIDYILILVYLAVLFIISVYLFPSLQHFFQGSLLMAQFAVFLLVTFPVSLYFIISDSKVGKQSYGKRKTGIRVVGNNGESLSLLHITIRTLLKFLPWELSHFLTY; this is translated from the coding sequence ATGAATGCTTCCTTTCTACTCCGATTCAAAGCTTTTATGATTGATTACATACTTATTCTTGTATATCTGGCTGTTCTCTTTATTATTAGTGTATATCTCTTTCCATCCTTGCAGCATTTCTTTCAGGGCTCACTACTAATGGCGCAATTTGCTGTTTTTTTGCTGGTGACTTTTCCTGTCTCACTCTATTTTATAATTAGTGATTCGAAGGTTGGTAAACAGTCCTACGGAAAAAGAAAAACAGGTATCCGGGTTGTTGGGAATAACGGAGAATCATTGTCACTACTGCATATAACTATAAGAACCTTGCTAAAGTTTTTACCTTGGGAGTTGTCGCATTTCCTGACTTATTGA
- a CDS encoding class I SAM-dependent methyltransferase produces MNQLPLLKDQGYVRVLDLGCGVGRNSIPIAQRLNKGTVVCVDLLPSAIEKLEYYSHKFEVEEFIESVRSDIGNYTINENEFDLIIAVSSLEHLVSEDILEEVL; encoded by the coding sequence ATGAATCAATTGCCATTACTAAAAGATCAAGGATACGTCCGTGTATTAGATTTGGGTTGTGGAGTAGGAAGAAACAGTATTCCAATTGCCCAACGGTTAAACAAAGGAACAGTTGTCTGTGTTGATTTATTGCCATCTGCTATAGAAAAATTAGAATATTACAGTCATAAATTTGAAGTGGAAGAATTCATTGAATCAGTGAGGTCTGACATTGGCAATTATACAATTAATGAGAATGAATTTGATCTTATTATAGCAGTATCAAGTCTGGAACATCTTGTATCAGAAGATATTTTGGAAGAAGTGCTATAA
- the rhaA gene encoding L-rhamnose isomerase, with amino-acid sequence MSVKENFERAKAQYEKWGVSVEDAFAKLKKVPISIHCWQGDDIGGFEVDQQELSGGIDVTGDYPGKATTPEELRSDLEKALSLIPGKHKINLHAIYAETNGQVVDRNELEPKHFENWVKWAKENDLGLDFNPTLFSHPKAADGLTLAHPDKEIRDFWIQHCIQSRKIGEYFARELGQPALNNIWIPDGYKDIPSDRLTPRKRLKDSLDEIFAADVDESLNIDAVESKLFGIGSEAYVVGSHEFYMSYAMKNNKLCLLDSGHYHPTEVISNKISSLLLFSDKLALHVSRPVRWDSDHVVILDDELREIGLEIVRNDALDKVMIGLDFFDASINRVAAWTIGTRNMIKSLLYALLLPNEHLKQLQEEGNFTDRLALMEEFKTYPFGAIWDHYCEQMGVPAQENWLQEVKEYEENVLSKRNS; translated from the coding sequence ATGAGCGTAAAAGAAAATTTCGAAAGAGCAAAAGCACAATATGAAAAATGGGGAGTATCTGTAGAAGATGCGTTTGCCAAACTAAAAAAGGTACCGATTTCGATCCATTGCTGGCAAGGCGATGACATTGGCGGATTTGAAGTAGATCAGCAAGAATTATCAGGTGGAATTGATGTAACAGGAGATTATCCTGGAAAAGCAACAACTCCTGAAGAGTTACGTAGTGACTTGGAGAAAGCGTTATCGCTTATTCCTGGTAAGCACAAGATAAATCTGCATGCTATTTATGCAGAAACAAATGGACAAGTGGTTGATCGGAATGAATTGGAACCTAAACATTTTGAGAACTGGGTAAAGTGGGCAAAAGAAAACGATTTAGGACTTGATTTTAATCCGACTTTATTCTCACACCCTAAGGCAGCAGACGGCTTAACATTAGCTCATCCAGATAAAGAAATTCGTGATTTCTGGATCCAGCACTGCATTCAATCACGCAAAATTGGCGAATATTTTGCTCGCGAATTAGGTCAGCCCGCTTTAAATAATATTTGGATTCCAGATGGGTATAAAGATATTCCTAGTGACCGGTTAACACCGCGTAAGCGTTTAAAAGATTCATTAGATGAAATTTTTGCTGCAGATGTGGATGAATCATTAAATATCGATGCGGTGGAAAGTAAACTGTTCGGTATTGGTTCAGAAGCTTATGTAGTTGGTTCCCATGAGTTTTATATGAGCTATGCAATGAAAAATAATAAATTGTGCTTGCTAGATTCCGGACATTACCATCCAACAGAAGTTATTTCAAACAAAATTTCATCATTACTATTATTTAGCGATAAACTTGCATTGCACGTATCACGTCCAGTTCGTTGGGACAGTGACCATGTAGTAATTCTTGATGATGAATTGCGCGAAATCGGTTTAGAGATTGTTCGCAACGATGCATTGGATAAAGTCATGATCGGGCTGGATTTCTTCGATGCCAGTATCAATCGTGTAGCGGCATGGACAATCGGAACACGTAATATGATCAAATCATTATTATATGCACTATTATTACCTAATGAACATTTAAAACAGTTACAAGAAGAAGGTAACTTCACAGATCGCCTTGCCTTAATGGAAGAATTTAAAACCTATCCATTCGGTGCGATTTGGGATCATTATTGTGAGCAAATGGGAGTTCCGGCTCAAGAGAACTGGTTACAAGAAGTAAAAGAATACGAAGAAAACGTTTTATCTAAGCGTAACAGCTAA
- the rhaB gene encoding rhamnulokinase: MNLLQKCNLAVDIGASSGRVIAGYLENNQLLLEEIHRFDNNMIKKDGHLCWDIDRLFSEIKTGLRKSVEMKYQPQTVGIDTWAVDFVLLDEQKNRITDAVAYRDHRTDGSMEKVFQRIDQQEIYQQTGIQFQPFNTIYQLHALKQESPEIFDKAAYFLMVPDYLHYLLTGKITNEYTNATTTQLLNAGTQQWEKAFLEKIGIPDKLFSEPTMPMQSIGSLTDELQKELGFNLDVVLPGTHDTASAVVSVPAQDTIYISSGTWSLMGVEHDSPISSPQAFQYNFTNEGGASENIRFLKNIMGLWMIQEVRREYNEQYSFAEFVELVEQEANFTSKVDVNDQRFLSPESMKQVIQEYCQETNQQLPETPGQFAKCIYDSLVECYDETAKEIEELTGKTYNSIHIIGGGSKNNYMNKKLAEVSGKSIFTGPSEATAIGNLIAQMLATGQLPTIEASKEIINNSFDIQKF, translated from the coding sequence GTGAACCTATTGCAAAAATGTAATTTAGCTGTTGATATCGGTGCTTCCAGTGGTCGGGTTATTGCTGGTTATCTTGAGAATAATCAGCTGTTGCTTGAAGAGATTCATCGGTTTGACAATAATATGATCAAAAAAGATGGACACCTGTGTTGGGATATTGACCGATTATTTAGCGAAATTAAAACAGGTCTAAGAAAGAGTGTTGAAATGAAGTATCAGCCTCAGACTGTCGGGATTGATACATGGGCAGTTGACTTCGTCCTTTTAGATGAGCAGAAAAACAGAATTACTGACGCTGTTGCTTATCGCGATCATCGAACAGATGGATCCATGGAGAAAGTGTTTCAGCGCATTGATCAGCAAGAAATATACCAACAAACAGGGATTCAGTTTCAACCCTTTAATACAATCTATCAGTTGCATGCGTTAAAGCAGGAAAGTCCTGAAATTTTTGATAAAGCAGCCTATTTTTTAATGGTGCCTGATTATCTGCATTATTTACTAACAGGAAAAATAACGAACGAATATACCAATGCAACAACTACTCAGTTATTGAATGCAGGTACCCAACAATGGGAAAAAGCATTTCTTGAGAAGATCGGAATACCAGATAAGCTATTTTCCGAACCGACGATGCCGATGCAGTCGATCGGCTCCCTTACCGATGAACTGCAGAAAGAACTTGGTTTTAATCTAGATGTTGTATTACCTGGGACACACGATACTGCATCTGCAGTTGTATCCGTACCAGCACAAGATACGATTTACATTAGTTCAGGTACTTGGTCGTTAATGGGTGTGGAGCATGATTCACCAATCAGTTCACCACAAGCGTTTCAGTATAATTTCACTAATGAAGGTGGAGCAAGCGAGAACATTCGCTTTCTGAAAAACATTATGGGGCTTTGGATGATACAAGAGGTTAGAAGGGAATATAACGAACAGTACAGCTTTGCCGAGTTTGTTGAGCTCGTTGAACAGGAAGCGAATTTCACTTCGAAGGTCGATGTCAATGATCAGCGATTCTTAAGCCCTGAGAGTATGAAACAAGTTATTCAAGAGTACTGCCAGGAGACTAATCAGCAGCTACCAGAAACACCAGGACAATTTGCAAAGTGTATTTATGACAGTTTAGTTGAATGTTATGATGAAACCGCTAAAGAAATTGAAGAACTAACAGGCAAAACCTACAACTCTATTCATATCATTGGCGGTGGAAGTAAAAATAATTACATGAATAAAAAATTAGCAGAAGTTTCTGGTAAATCTATTTTCACAGGACCATCCGAAGCAACGGCAATTGGTAATTTAATTGCTCAAATGTTAGCGACTGGACAATTACCAACGATAGAAGCATCCAAAGAGATTATCAATAATTCATTTGATATTCAAAAATTTTAA